TTCAAAATATCCTCTACTTTCCCAAATCTTATAAAAACTATCTTCTACCTTTGATGGTTCATATTTTTCACTCATTAAAAATCCTATAATTTTTTTGAAATAAGTTAGATTATATCTAGTTTTTACTTATAAATAGTGGTACGAGATTTTGAAGGAAATAGAGTTAAAAACTCTATTTATATTTTTGTAGCTTTCATATCAAAAGTTTTGTATAACTTTCTAATTAAAAGCATAAGAATAAGACCATCAGCCATACTAGCAATAATAAATGAAAAATATTCAGCTTGAGAAATAAGTCCATAATTATATGAAAGCATTGCTATTGCAACCATAAAAGTTAAAGGCATAGAATCACTGAGTGCAAAAAGCATTGTTTGTTTAAATTTTAAATAATTATAAAAAACTAAATAAGAACTAATAAGTCTAATCACTATTATCGCACATATTATAAAAATAGAATGATGTAAAATATCTAGAGTTACCATATCTAATTTTACAGTTGAACCTGTATATATAAAGAATATTGGTGCAAAAAAACCATAACCAAAAGATTCTATTTTTTCTAATAATTCATATTTTTGGTTAAAAAACATCTTAAAGAAAATTCCTGTTGTAAATGCTCCTAAAACAACATCTATTTTAAGTATCAGCATAATTGAAACAAAAATTAAAAGTAAAGACAAAGAAAATCTTATATCTTGGTCATGCTTATCATTTTGATTTTCTGGAATAATAAAGTTCTTTATTTCTGGAAACCACCAAAAAATAACATATGAGATTCTAAGAAGAAGTACTATTCCAACAATAACAGAAAGTATAGTTAAAATCGAATAGAAGAAGCTACTTGTAAATCCATATTCTGTCCAACCACTAAATAAAGTTAAGGCTAAAATACTAATGATTTCTCCAACAACCCCAATTGATAAGGCAAGATTTAGCCAAGGTTGCTCTTTTCCATACTCTTTTATCAGCATCATTATCATACCCAAAGAGAAAATTGGAAGAGCTACAAAATACGTAAGTCCTAAATCAAACAACCAACAAACAAGTCCAGAGATTGTATATAATAAAATAAAATAAAGTATTACATTTACAGCCAAAGTTGCTTTTATGATTTTTACAAGCTTAAAGTTTATTTCAAGTCCTGCTAGAAACATCAAATATACAAATCCAAATTTAGCAACTAATTTTAGAGTTTCATCATCATAAATTAAACCTAAATATCCACAAAGTAATCCCAAAGTTATCTCTACAACAACAACTGGTGTTTTTATCATTTTTGAGATAATTGGAGATGCCATAATTATCATACATACTGTTATTATTAAAATAATTTTTTCCATTTTCTACCTAAAAAAATATTTATATTCTATTATAATTGACTTAAAGTTAAGAATTTTCTTCTTCATTTATAGCCATTCCTGCTTCTTTTAAAAAGGGACTTGCTACAAATGTCATCTTTTTTATTTTGTCATATTTTGCATAAGATAAATACAAAATATCTTTCGCACGCGTCACTGCAACATAAAAAAGTCTTCGTTCTTCTTCTAAACTTCCACCTTTACTCATAAGTTTTCTATTTGGAAATCTTCCATCCATTAAATCTATTACATAAACTTCTTTAAACTCTAAACCTTTACTTGCGTGAATAGAAAGTAGATTTACACCCTCACCTTCACTCATTTCGCTTCCACCTAAAATCATAGAGTTTATAAACTTCGATAAATCATTAAAATTTCTTGCTAGATTTTTTAAAAGCATCGCTTTTCTATTTATTTTTGCTAATGCTTTTGTTTTTTGAATATCGTTTATTGTTCCATCTTTTTGTGTTGCTCTTTTTGTTGCTAAAAAATCTTTTAGTTTTGAATAAGCCATCGAAGAAGATATACTTGCAACTAATGTTTCAGGAATTTTTGTTCTTCTTAAATGTTTTAAAAGTAAATAAATATCATAAAGATATTTTCCACCATCAACACTTAACTTTGGATGTTTTAATATAGGATTACTTAAAAATGTCTCTTCAAAGTTACAATCTTTAAATTTTGAAATTGAACCTAACTCTATAAAATCATCAAAAAGTCCTAATTGTTGATTTTTTACTTTTGTTTCATAAGGATTTGAGATATCAATTCTAGGTTGAAATAATCCTCTTATAATATCTCCATCACCAAGTTTAATTAAAGCATCAAAAATATCTTTTGCGATAGCTTTTCCTATTCCTTTTCCATGTTCAACTATATGAATAAATGCCATCATATCATTGTGAGATACTTGCATCACTAAGATATCAAGTATAAATTTTACTTCAACTGAGTCAAAAAAGCTCATTCCACCTTTTCTTTTAGCTGCAATTCCAAATTCTCTTAAATTTGCTTCTATTCCATCTGCACTTGAGTTATTTCTATATATTATTGCTATTTCACTATGAGGTGTTTGACTTTTTGAAATAAGTTGCGAAATATATTCATATTGTGAAAAAAGTTCATTAAAAGCCAAAAGTTTTGGTTTATAAATATCTTCTTTTCTTACAACTTCGAGTTTTTTTTCATAAACTCTTTCATTAAACTCTATAACTTTTGTTGCTAAATCCAAAATAGGTTTTGTTGAACGATAGTTTTTTCTTAAAGTAAAAACATTTGCATCTTTGTATCTTGTTGAGAATGTAGAGATTATTCCTATATCAGAACCATTAAAAGCATAAATACTTTGGTCATAATCTCCAACACAAAAAAGTGATTTTGGTCTAAAAGAATCAAGAAGTCTTCCTTGAAGAGGATTTGTATCTTGGTATTCATCAACAAGTATCTCTTTAAAATCAAAATCTTTCTCTTTTAAAATTTTAAGCATAGTTGTGAGTAAATCATCAAAGTTTACATAACCATATTTTGTTTTTAGTTCGTTAAATTCATCAACAACATCTTCATAAATCAAAGTATATATTTCATGAGAAGAGTTTTTTGATACTATCCAAGAAGCAAAATCTTCTCCATCATTTGAATTTAAATATAAAGAGTACATATCATATAAATATCCACCATCATAAGGTGCTACCTCATCACTTCTATCAAAAAAAACTCTTTTTTCATATATTGATTTGAAAAGTGTTTTTAGTTCATTTGGTTGTTTTAAAGTAATATTTACATTTAGTTCTTTTAGAAGTTTATATGAAACAGAGTGAAAAGTTCCCGCCATAATCTCTTTTGCTATATCTTTTCCAAAAAATTTTGCAACTCTATTTATCATTTCTGCTGCTGCTTTATTTGTAAAAGTTAAAAGTAAAATCTCTTTTGGATTTATCCCACTATTTAATAAATAAGCAATTCTTCCAACAATTGTTGAAGTTTTTCCTGTTCCTGCACTTGCAATTATAAGGTTAAATCCTTGATGGCAAGTTGCTGCTTGTAATTGTTCTTGATTTAGATTTGATAAAGGCATAAAAATTAATCGTTTGTGTGTTTAAAAAGTGAAATCATTTGGGAATACTAACATAAAAGGTTTAAAAAGATAGAAAAGAAAAAAGGACGCCTAGGGGAAGCGTCCTTTTTCACACAAGGAAACATAAAAAATTATCTATTTAAGAAATCTCATCTTAAAATACTCATATGAATAAGTTGCTCAATTACTTATCCATAAAAAAATTATAGTAACTCACAATTAACTAAAATCCAACCATAAATTAACAAAGAGTTAATTGGTATTCCACTTTTTTTCTTTTTCAAGTAATATAGTTATATACTTGCTAGACCAAACAGCTAAAAGAAGGACAAAGATTGTAGCTGTAAGATTTATAAAGAATATATAATCAGAATCAAAATTTATACTAATAGAAGAAAAAATTCTAAGTAGTACAACAAATTGCATAACAATAAATATAAAAGTTGCAAATTTATTTGCGATAATTACTTTTCCAGAATGTCCTAAAATAACTCTTGTTCCAAAACCAAGAAGCAATGTTACAAAATACCCTAAAGCTAAAGTATGAATAACAGCTTTTTCAAAATAAAAATTTGGAGCAACAAATGCAAAGACACTTTCTGTTATAGAAATAAAAAAAGCAACAACTATCCAATAAAGTCCAAGATATAAAACCCAAACAATAGAAGGAACTTTAAATAATGGTAATTTCCATCTTATCAACTCTTTTGTTATCACATATAAAAGTGGAATATCAGCAATAAGATTTAATTTTGCATTTTCAAAAGACAATAAAAAAACTTTTAAAACTAATAATAAAAAGATTGTTTGAACTATTTTAGGGCTTTTATTTATCACATAATTTGGAGCTTTTGCTGTTGTAAAAAAAGGAATCATTCTTTGAGCAATAGTAAAAATAATCATAAACAAAAAAAGATAAAATCCACTATTAATCGAAAGTTTTGAGAAAAAATATGAATTTATAAAATCTAAATTTGAAACCAAAAACACAAAATGAGAAATAAGTCCTACAAAAAAAGCTATTAAAACCCATTTTGTATCTTCTTTTACTTTAATAACACTTTTTTTATGAATATTATAAAGAAGATTAAAACTAAGAATTTGTGCAATTAAAAGTAAAACTTGAAAAACAATAGTGATTTTAGAATAAAAGATTAAACTTAAAAATATTCCTAAACTTGAAATAAAATATATATAAAATAGTCGCATATAATCTTTTGAAGCAATTTCACTTTGCATCAAAAATTTTGGGAAAACAACAAATAAAAAGCCTAAAAAAAACTGAATAAAAACAACAAATACCAAACTATAAGCATGATATACAAGTAATGGCGCTTGAATATCTAAAATACTTGAATAAATCAAAATAAATAACATCATAAAAAGAGCAAAAAATAAAACACCATTTACAAAAAAAGGCTGATGTGGCTGTGAGGTAAATTTTTTGTACCAAGAAAGCATAAATTCTCCTAAATTTTTTATTTGATTTTAGCTATTATAAATATCAATATCATTGATTTAAAACAATAAAATAAAGGTTTTTATGAATTTATTAAAAATAAAAAATTTATTAGAAAATTATCAAATAAATATCTATTTTACAACTATTGCAATTGCAATATTGATTACTTTTTGTATTCCAAATACATCATATCTTGAAACAGCAATCAATCCAGCTTTAGCACTAATGCTATTTGTAACTTTTTTGCAAGTTCCTATATCAGAGCTAACTTCTGCCTTTAAAAATATTAAATTTATTTTTGCTTTGCTTTTTTCAAACTTTATTATTATTCCAATTATTGTTTTTGGTCTTATACAATTTTTACCAGATAATCCACTTTTAAAATTGGGAGTTTTGTTTGTTTTATTAACTCCTTGTATTGATTATGTTGTTACATTTTCACACCTAGGAAAAGCAAATGCAAAACTTCTTCTTAGTTCAACTCCCATTTTATTGATAGTTCAAATGGCATTATTACCAATTTATCTAAACATTTTTTTAGGAGAAGAAGCTTCTTTACTTGTAGAAATTTCACCATTTATTGAAGCATTTATTTTTTTGATTCTAATTCCATTTTCTCTTGCAACTATATTTCAAATTTGGTCTAAAAAAAGTAATTTTGGAGAAAAAATCGTAGATGTATTTAATATTTTACCAGTTCCATCAACTGCTTTAGTTCTATTTATTGTTATTTTAGCTGTTGTTCCACGATTAAGTTTAGCAATAAATGATATTTTGTATGTTATTCCTATTTATGTGGTATTTGCAATTATTGCTCCAATGATTGGGATAAGTGTAGGAAAACTATTCAAATTAAAAAAAGAGGAAAAAGTTTCAGTAGCTTTTAGTTCATCAACAAGAAACTCTTTAGTTATTTTACCTTTAGCATTAGCAGTACCAAATGCTTTGCCACTACTTCCAGCAGTTATTGTAACTCAAACATTTGTAGAATTAATAGCTGAAATAATTTATATTCGTATTTTTACAAAGTTAGATAAAAAAGGCAATTTCAACTAAATAGTTGAATTGCCTTTTTTAATTTATTTATTGAGATTATTGTGAGCTTTACAAGCTTCATCAAAATTCATATCGCAAGCTCTTCTAAAATACTCTTTTGCATTTGCACTATTTTTTGCAAAGAACTTACCATCACTATACATAATTCCAAGATTATAACAAGCTGATGCATTTCCTAAATCACAAGCTTTTATATATAAGTTTGCAGCTTTTAAAGGTGCTTTTTCAACTCCATCTTCATTTTGGTATTTTACAGCTAAGTTATAACAAGCTTTTGCATGATTTAAATCACAAGCTTTTGTTAAAAATTCAACTGCTTTAAAAGTATGCCTTTCAACTCCATCACCAGTTTCATACATAGTTCCAAGATTATAACAAGCTGCACTAATTCCTTGATTACAAAGTTTTTCATATAGTTCAACAGCTTTAAAAGAGTCTTTTACTTCTTGTGCATTTTCATACATATAAGCCAAATTGTAACAAGCATTTGTATGTCCTAAATCACAAGCTTTTGAAAAAAGTTGTACTGCTTTTGGATAATTTTTCGCAATTTTATCACCTTTGTAATACATAAGTCCTAGATTATAACAACCAGAACTTGCACCTTCATTACAACTGTTTTGAAAAATATTTGCAGCTTCTAAAACATTTCCTTTTTCTAACTCTTCAAATCCATCATTTACAACTGAAGCATTTAACGTTAAAAACCCTAAACTCAATAAAAGCATCATTTTAAATAAATTTTTGAACATAATTTCTCCTTTATAAAAAATTATTATTGTACATATTATAACTATTTTTGGTTAATCGAAAGAAAAAAAAGAGGAATATAAAAGTTTAAAGCCACAAAAGTGGCTTTAAAAATTAGTGACAACTTCCACAACAAGAAGTTGATGTAGCACCTTTTGCAGCTTCTAAAACTGCATCATAATCTGGTTCAGCTGTAATTTCTGGAACTATTTGTTTATAAACAATTTTTCCTGAAGCATTTATGATAAATATTGCTCGAGCTGTAAGTCCAGATAATGGTCCATTTGCTTGTAAAACACCATAAGATTTTGCAAAAGCTTTTGCTCTAAAATCTGATCCAACTTTTAAGTTTTCTATTCCTTCTGTTGTACAGAATCTTTTCATAGCAAATGGTAAATCCATAGAAACTACAATAACTTCTGCATTTTCAATTTTTGCTGCTTCGCTATTAAATCTTCTAGTTTCAGTTGCACAAACACCTGTATCTAAAGAAGGAACAACTACAATAACTTGAGCTTTTCCATTTTGTCCACCAATAGTAATATCACTTAAATCTTGTCCTACAACTGTAACAACTGGAGCAATATCACCAACATTTAATTCTGTACCATTTAAAGTTACTTCAAGTTCACCTTTAAATTTTACTGTTGCCATTTATAAATCCTTTATTAATATATTTTTGAAATTATAGTCAAATCGGATAAAAATACTCTTATTCTAAATCAAGATATTTTTTATTTTATCCTTATGCAATTTTCTTCTAAAATTATTTTATTTTCACTTAAAAGTTTTGTTAAAGATGCTTTAAAAGATTTTTTACTTATTCCAAAAACTTCTTTTATATCTTCTGCTTCACTTTTATATGTAAAATTCAGTTCTCCACCATTATTTTCTAAAACTTCAAAAACTTTATCATCTACTATTTTTTGACCTATTTTTTGTAAAGAAATATCAAGTTTATTGTCTTCTCTCACATTTTTTACATAAGCTCTTTTTTTATCACCAATTTTTAAATTTTCAAAAACTTCACTATGGAAAATCATACCTTCATAACGATTATTTACAATTACTTTATAACCTAATGGTGTTTTAGAATAAAGGATTATTTCTACTTCATCATTTTTTTCTAAGTTTCTTATTTTTTTTAATAAATCATATTTTTCAGAAGCTATAAGTCTATTTGTTTTTTCATCTAATTGTAATTGTAAAACTTTGTATGAACCAACATTAAAACTACTTTTTTGTCTATTTTTTGGAACTAAAATATCTTTTGGTAAACCAATATCAACAAATGCCCCAAATTTTGCAGTATCTACAACTTTTAAAAAAGCAAATTCATGTAGATATAAATATGGTTTAAGAGTAGTTGCTACAAGTCTATCTTCACTATCTGTATAAATAAACACATCTAACAAACTATCAACTAACATTGATTTTTCAACATAAGCATTTGGCAATAAAACTTCTGTTTCATCGCCACTTATCAAATAAATTCCTGGTTCACTTACTCTATTTACTTTTAAAGTATTTATTTTTCCTATTTCTATTTTTTCATTCATTTTGGTCTTTCCGATTTTTTTTTATTTTTTTAATTTCAAAAGTTTTACAACTCCTAAAATCACAACTGCCACCATAATAATACTTGCACCTGAACTAATATCATAAAGGTATGAAACAATAAGTCCAATAATAGTGAATATTGTAGCTAAAATAGCGCTAATTATCATCATATTTGAAAGTCTACTTGCAAAAGTTTCTGCTAAATAAGTAGGAATTGTAAGAAGTGCAATAACAAGTATAAGTCCAACTGCTTTAATTGCAGCAACAACACAAAGTGCTGATAAAATCAAAATTAAAGTATAAAAAAACTCTACATTTATTCCTCTAAGACTTGCAAATTCACTATCATATGAAACTGCAAGTATTTGTTTATAAAAAAATACAACAATTGCAATTATAAAAATATCTAAAAGAGTCATATAAATTATATCTTGATGTGAAACTGCAATAATACTTCCAAACAAATAACTCATCAAATCTACATTATAGCCAGGAGTTAAATCCACAAAAATAATTCCTATTGCCATACCACTTGCCCACATCATACCAATAATAGCATCAATTCTTGTTCTATTTTTTAAAGTTATAAAAGCGATTAAAATAGCTGTAATCACTGCAAAAATTGTTGCTCCTAAAAGTACAGGAATTCCTAAATAAATAGCAAGTCCAATTCCACCATAAGAACTATGAGCTATTCCACCTGTTAGAAATGTAACTTTATTTACAACTACAAGTGAACCTATAATTCCAGCTGCAATAGAGATTAAAATTCCTGAAATCAAAGCATTTTGAATAAAATCATATTGTAAAACTTCAAACATTTTTTATCCTTTAATGACTATGATTACAACAAATTTGAGTTTTACCTAAAGCTGAAAGAAGTTCAACTTCGCATAAGTGTTCATTTTGTGTTGTTAAATTTTTTTGTACATTTTCTAAAGAGTGATAAACTATATTTTTATTTATGTGTGCTACTTTTTTTGCATAATTTAATAAAACTGAAATATCATGGCTTATAACAACAACACATATTTGTTTATTTAACCCTTGTAATAAATCATATATTTCTTGTTGTCCTTTTACATCTATACTTGCTGTTGGTTCATCTAAAAGTAGAATTTTAGGATTTGAACAAAGTGCTCGTGCTATAAAAACTCTTTGCCTTTGTCCCCCACTTAAATCTCCAATTTTAGAGTTTGCGTATGCGCTCATTCCAACTTGTTCCAAAGATAATTTGGCACAAGCTATATCCTCTTTTGAATATCCAAATAATTTTCTTTTTGAAGTTATATGTCCCATTAAAACAATTTCAAGTGCCGTTATAGGAAAATCCATATTTAAGTTTGTATTTTGGGGAACATATCCCATTTGGCTTGTTTTAATATTTTTTATTATTGTTCCACTTTGAGGTTCTAATAAACCTAAAATGAGTTTTAAAAGAGTTGATTTTCCACCACCATTTGGTCCAATAATAGCCAAAAAATCATCACTTTTGATAGATAAATTTATATTTTCTAATACATTTGTTTTCTGATATTTAAAAGATAAATTGCTTATATTTATTAATTCCACTAAAAACCTTAATTTGCAACTTTGTTGCAATTTTATCTAAATGTGGATTAATCTTTCTAAATTTCACCTTTTGCATATGAATAAATCATTCCTAAATATTCGTGGAATGCTAACTCAACTTTTTTGATATTTGTTGCATTAAAATATGAAGTTGGATAAGTGCTTGTAAAAAATTTATGATTTGTAGGACTAGCAATTATATTTAAGTCTTCTTTTTCAAACAACATAACGGCTCTTTTCATGTGACTTGCTGTTGTTACAAGAATAAGTTTTTGATTTCCTACTATTTTTTTAGCTTCGATTGCTTCTTCTTTTGTATCTTTTGGAGTATCAAGAGTAATAATATCTGCTTCATTTACTCCTAAACTTATTGCTAATTTTTTTTGCATTTGAGCATGAGAGTTTACATCATCAAAACTATAACCTGAAACTATTAATTTTGAATTTTCTAAGTTTTTATAGTGTCTTATACCTTCAATAAGTCTATTTATAGCTGTTGTATTTAATTCAGAAGTTATAGGAAAATTATCATTTGTTTTATGTCCATTTCCTAAAACTAAAATATATTTTATATCTTTTGGTGTCTCTTTTAATGCTGGATAAGCATTTTCAAGGGGAGATATAATCATATTTGAAATAGTTTGATTTGATAAAAGGGCAAACCACAAAAATCCTAAAACTAAAAATATTTTTGCTTTTTCATATGAGTTTTTTAGTAAAAAAAACAAAGCTAAAAAAAGTAGAATAAGTCCTATTGGAATGGGTAAAAAGAAGGCTGAAATAATTTTTTTTAAAACAAACATTTAATCTCCTATAAGTGCTGATGTATATCCAACAACTCTACTTTTATCATTTGAAAAATTTGCACTTGTACAATAATGTAAAACTTTTGTTTTCAATTTATTTTTAATTGAAAAATCAATTATGGATTCTAATCCAGTTTTTCCACAAGCTTCACAATGGTTAAAAAGTTCTAAATTTTGTTTTTCAATAGCATTTAAACAAATATTATCTAGTTTTTGTGCTTCTTCTTGAGTATAAAAATGACTCAAGTCAGAACTTATAACTATTAGATTTTCATCATTCTTTAAAATATCTTCTATCACTTTTTCTAAATCTTTGTAATCGATATCACCATAAACTATCTCAACTATTTTGATATCTTCAAAATAATGTCTTATAAAAGGCATTTGAGTTTCAGTTGAATGTTCAAATTCACATTCAGCATCAAAATTTAAAAAATCAAATTTATTTATAAGTTTTTGACTAAAATCTTTATCTATTTTTAAATTTCCTAATGGAGTTTCATACTCATCATAAAGTGCTACGCTAGCTCCATTTAAAAAAACTCTATGAGATACTCCAATAATAATAACTCTTTTAAAACTTTTTTTGCAAGCCAATTTATAA
The DNA window shown above is from Arcobacter lacus and carries:
- a CDS encoding cation:proton antiporter, which encodes MEKIILIITVCMIIMASPIISKMIKTPVVVVEITLGLLCGYLGLIYDDETLKLVAKFGFVYLMFLAGLEINFKLVKIIKATLAVNVILYFILLYTISGLVCWLFDLGLTYFVALPIFSLGMIMMLIKEYGKEQPWLNLALSIGVVGEIISILALTLFSGWTEYGFTSSFFYSILTILSVIVGIVLLLRISYVIFWWFPEIKNFIIPENQNDKHDQDIRFSLSLLLIFVSIMLILKIDVVLGAFTTGIFFKMFFNQKYELLEKIESFGYGFFAPIFFIYTGSTVKLDMVTLDILHHSIFIICAIIVIRLISSYLVFYNYLKFKQTMLFALSDSMPLTFMVAIAMLSYNYGLISQAEYFSFIIASMADGLILMLLIRKLYKTFDMKATKI
- a CDS encoding ATP-dependent helicase, with translation MPLSNLNQEQLQAATCHQGFNLIIASAGTGKTSTIVGRIAYLLNSGINPKEILLLTFTNKAAAEMINRVAKFFGKDIAKEIMAGTFHSVSYKLLKELNVNITLKQPNELKTLFKSIYEKRVFFDRSDEVAPYDGGYLYDMYSLYLNSNDGEDFASWIVSKNSSHEIYTLIYEDVVDEFNELKTKYGYVNFDDLLTTMLKILKEKDFDFKEILVDEYQDTNPLQGRLLDSFRPKSLFCVGDYDQSIYAFNGSDIGIISTFSTRYKDANVFTLRKNYRSTKPILDLATKVIEFNERVYEKKLEVVRKEDIYKPKLLAFNELFSQYEYISQLISKSQTPHSEIAIIYRNNSSADGIEANLREFGIAAKRKGGMSFFDSVEVKFILDILVMQVSHNDMMAFIHIVEHGKGIGKAIAKDIFDALIKLGDGDIIRGLFQPRIDISNPYETKVKNQQLGLFDDFIELGSISKFKDCNFEETFLSNPILKHPKLSVDGGKYLYDIYLLLKHLRRTKIPETLVASISSSMAYSKLKDFLATKRATQKDGTINDIQKTKALAKINRKAMLLKNLARNFNDLSKFINSMILGGSEMSEGEGVNLLSIHASKGLEFKEVYVIDLMDGRFPNRKLMSKGGSLEEERRLFYVAVTRAKDILYLSYAKYDKIKKMTFVASPFLKEAGMAINEEENS
- a CDS encoding NnrS family protein, whose protein sequence is MLSWYKKFTSQPHQPFFVNGVLFFALFMMLFILIYSSILDIQAPLLVYHAYSLVFVVFIQFFLGFLFVVFPKFLMQSEIASKDYMRLFYIYFISSLGIFLSLIFYSKITIVFQVLLLIAQILSFNLLYNIHKKSVIKVKEDTKWVLIAFFVGLISHFVFLVSNLDFINSYFFSKLSINSGFYLFLFMIIFTIAQRMIPFFTTAKAPNYVINKSPKIVQTIFLLLVLKVFLLSFENAKLNLIADIPLLYVITKELIRWKLPLFKVPSIVWVLYLGLYWIVVAFFISITESVFAFVAPNFYFEKAVIHTLALGYFVTLLLGFGTRVILGHSGKVIIANKFATFIFIVMQFVVLLRIFSSISINFDSDYIFFINLTATIFVLLLAVWSSKYITILLEKEKKWNTN
- a CDS encoding arsenic resistance protein, translated to MNLLKIKNLLENYQINIYFTTIAIAILITFCIPNTSYLETAINPALALMLFVTFLQVPISELTSAFKNIKFIFALLFSNFIIIPIIVFGLIQFLPDNPLLKLGVLFVLLTPCIDYVVTFSHLGKANAKLLLSSTPILLIVQMALLPIYLNIFLGEEASLLVEISPFIEAFIFLILIPFSLATIFQIWSKKSNFGEKIVDVFNILPVPSTALVLFIVILAVVPRLSLAINDILYVIPIYVVFAIIAPMIGISVGKLFKLKKEEKVSVAFSSSTRNSLVILPLALAVPNALPLLPAVIVTQTFVELIAEIIYIRIFTKLDKKGNFN
- a CDS encoding tetratricopeptide repeat protein, which produces MFKNLFKMMLLLSLGFLTLNASVVNDGFEELEKGNVLEAANIFQNSCNEGASSGCYNLGLMYYKGDKIAKNYPKAVQLFSKACDLGHTNACYNLAYMYENAQEVKDSFKAVELYEKLCNQGISAACYNLGTMYETGDGVERHTFKAVEFLTKACDLNHAKACYNLAVKYQNEDGVEKAPLKAANLYIKACDLGNASACYNLGIMYSDGKFFAKNSANAKEYFRRACDMNFDEACKAHNNLNK
- the prx-suh gene encoding thiol peroxidase Prx-SUH: MATVKFKGELEVTLNGTELNVGDIAPVVTVVGQDLSDITIGGQNGKAQVIVVVPSLDTGVCATETRRFNSEAAKIENAEVIVVSMDLPFAMKRFCTTEGIENLKVGSDFRAKAFAKSYGVLQANGPLSGLTARAIFIINASGKIVYKQIVPEITAEPDYDAVLEAAKGATSTSCCGSCH
- a CDS encoding CvfB family protein, giving the protein MNEKIEIGKINTLKVNRVSEPGIYLISGDETEVLLPNAYVEKSMLVDSLLDVFIYTDSEDRLVATTLKPYLYLHEFAFLKVVDTAKFGAFVDIGLPKDILVPKNRQKSSFNVGSYKVLQLQLDEKTNRLIASEKYDLLKKIRNLEKNDEVEIILYSKTPLGYKVIVNNRYEGMIFHSEVFENLKIGDKKRAYVKNVREDNKLDISLQKIGQKIVDDKVFEVLENNGGELNFTYKSEAEDIKEVFGISKKSFKASLTKLLSENKIILEENCIRIK
- a CDS encoding metal ABC transporter permease produces the protein MFEVLQYDFIQNALISGILISIAAGIIGSLVVVNKVTFLTGGIAHSSYGGIGLAIYLGIPVLLGATIFAVITAILIAFITLKNRTRIDAIIGMMWASGMAIGIIFVDLTPGYNVDLMSYLFGSIIAVSHQDIIYMTLLDIFIIAIVVFFYKQILAVSYDSEFASLRGINVEFFYTLILILSALCVVAAIKAVGLILVIALLTIPTYLAETFASRLSNMMIISAILATIFTIIGLIVSYLYDISSGASIIMVAVVILGVVKLLKLKK
- a CDS encoding metal ABC transporter ATP-binding protein, producing the protein MELINISNLSFKYQKTNVLENINLSIKSDDFLAIIGPNGGGKSTLLKLILGLLEPQSGTIIKNIKTSQMGYVPQNTNLNMDFPITALEIVLMGHITSKRKLFGYSKEDIACAKLSLEQVGMSAYANSKIGDLSGGQRQRVFIARALCSNPKILLLDEPTASIDVKGQQEIYDLLQGLNKQICVVVISHDISVLLNYAKKVAHINKNIVYHSLENVQKNLTTQNEHLCEVELLSALGKTQICCNHSH
- a CDS encoding ElyC/SanA/YdcF family protein codes for the protein MFVLKKIISAFFLPIPIGLILLFLALFFLLKNSYEKAKIFLVLGFLWFALLSNQTISNMIISPLENAYPALKETPKDIKYILVLGNGHKTNDNFPITSELNTTAINRLIEGIRHYKNLENSKLIVSGYSFDDVNSHAQMQKKLAISLGVNEADIITLDTPKDTKEEAIEAKKIVGNQKLILVTTASHMKRAVMLFEKEDLNIIASPTNHKFFTSTYPTSYFNATNIKKVELAFHEYLGMIYSYAKGEI
- the amrB gene encoding AmmeMemoRadiSam system protein B: MTIRKAVVSGSFYPNDKDEILKYIEHFNSVDLKLNGFENIKAIIVPHAGYVYSGFTANLAYKLACKKSFKRVIIIGVSHRVFLNGASVALYDEYETPLGNLKIDKDFSQKLINKFDFLNFDAECEFEHSTETQMPFIRHYFEDIKIVEIVYGDIDYKDLEKVIEDILKNDENLIVISSDLSHFYTQEEAQKLDNICLNAIEKQNLELFNHCEACGKTGLESIIDFSIKNKLKTKVLHYCTSANFSNDKSRVVGYTSALIGD